Proteins from one Aspergillus nidulans FGSC A4 chromosome VIII genomic window:
- the rpl17 gene encoding 60S ribosomal protein uL22 (transcript_id=CADANIAT00001887), whose translation MVRYAAQDIPAAKSARARGSYLRVSFKNTRETAQAINGMKLQRALAFLENVKTKTEVVPFRRFASSTGRCAQAKQWGVARARWPVKSAEFLLDLLKNAEANADTKGLDTGNLVVKHIQVNQAPKGRRRTYRAHGRINPYMTNPCHIELILTEGEEEVKKATVVERTRLSSRQRGAQIRKALTSA comes from the exons ATG GTCCGTTACGCTGCTCAGGATATTCCGGCCGCTAAGAGCGCCCGCGCTCGGGGCTCTTACCTGCGTGTCAGCTTCAAGAACACCCGCGAGACCGCCCAGGCCATCAACGGCATGAAGCTGCAGCGTGCCCTTGCCTTCCTTGAGAACGTTAAGACCAAGACCGAGGTCGTTCCTTTCCGGCGATTTGCCAGCTCCACTGGCCGCTGCGCTCAGG CTAAGCAGTGGGGTGTTGCCCGTGCCCGTTGGCCTGTTAAGTCCGCCGAGTTCCTCCTCGACCTTCTGAAGAACGCCGAGGCCAACGCCGACACCAAGGGCCTCGACACCGGCAACCTCGTTGTCAAGCACATCCAGGTCAACCAGGCTCCCAAGGGCCGCAGACGTACCTACCGTGCTCACGGTCGT ATCAACCCTTACATGACCAACCCCTGCCACATCGAGCTCATCCTGActgagggtgaggaggaggtcaagaaggctACCGTCGTCGAGCGCACCCGCCTCAGCTCCCGGCAGCGTGGTGCTCAGATCCGCAAGGCCCTCACCTCGGCGTAA
- a CDS encoding uncharacterized protein (transcript_id=CADANIAT00001886) — protein MKRLLSNINKRPSTSRLRGGTEYPQDSPESVVLREVTAFCEKGQGPNQPQGDEFVHLPSIVESAESSPNAAREAAHLLRKLLSSPNSTAANIQYNALMLVRILIDNPGHTFSRNLDASFVTAIKDLLRSEKDVGVQRFLRETLDALEFQRGWDEDLKPLVEMWKKEKAKMSKTYTPKSRSNSWRATMSRQNSDIQVRPERVDTLPPPDELVSRISEAKTTAKLLIQFVQSTPPSEMLTNDLIQEFSARSRRAQRAISNYIHATNPAPDEDTLLTLIETNDELSVALSKHQRAMLQARKALGQQTPPAETATATQSPEHSDQSITGTSASRPVPPPPVPLRSQSPPLGEPVSPISPEATAHRSATTRTEQSDISVLSGTGPTARFEYRSEDYQVQNPFADNYSIPSTIPTHTYDEREIERDRWNKTQQPGQQHQHY, from the exons ATGAAGCGTTTactcagcaacatcaacaagcgaCCGAGCACGA GTCGGCTGCGCGGCGGCACCGAATATCCGCAAGACTCTCCGGAAAGCGTCGTCCTAAGAGAAGTG ACTGCCTTTTGCGAAAAGGGTCAGGGTCCGAACCAACCG CAAGGAGACGAGTTTGTCCATCTGCCCAGCATTGTCGAAAGTGCCGAGTCAAGCCCCAATGCCGCGCGTGAAGCCGCTCATCTTCTCCGAAAACTGCTCTCGTCGCCGAACTCGACCGCCGCCAATATCCAGTACAATGCGTTGATGCTGGTGCGCATTTTGATCGACAATCCGGGACATACATTTAGTCGCAATTTGGACGCCAGTTTTGTCACAGCCATCAAGGATTTACTTCGTTCGGAGAAGGATGTAGGTGTACAGCGGTTTCTCCGAGAAACGTTGGATGCCTTGGAATTTCAGCGAGGTTGGGATGAGGATCTCAAGCCGCTCGTGGAGATgtggaagaaagaaaaggctAAAATGAGTAAGACGTACACTCCGAAA AGTCGGTCGAACAGTTGGCGAGCGACCATGTCGCGTCAGAATTCGGATATTCAGGTTCGCCCCGAGCGTGTCGATACCTTGCCGCCACCCGACGAGCTGGTTTCTCGTATATCTGAGGCAAAGACTACGGCGAAGCTCCTGATACAGTTCGTGCAGTCGACCCCGCCGAGCGAGATGCTCACGAACGACCTTATTCAGGAATTCTCGGCTCGGTCTCGAAGAGCGCAGCGCGCCATCTCGAACTATATCCATGCGACGAACCCCGCACCCGATGAGGACACCTTACTGACGCTGATTGAAACGAACGACGAACTATCTGTGGCACTGTCCAAGCACCAGCGCGCCATGCTTCAAGCGCGAAAAGCCCTCGGTCAGCAAACCCCGCCCGCAGAGACAGCTACGGCCACACAGTCGCCAGAGCACAGCGATCAGTCAATCACAGGCACGTCCGCATCACGCCCGGTCCCTCCGCCTCCTGTGCCGCTACGAAGTCAAAGTCCTCCGCTTGGTGAGCCGGTATCGCCCATCTCTCCCGAAGCAACCGCCCACCGCAGCGCCACAACGAGAACCGAACAGTCTGACATCTCGGTGTTAAGCGGCACCGGGCCAACTGCTCGTTTTGAGTACCGGTCGGAAGATTACCAGGTGCAGAACCCGTTTGCGGACAACTACAGTATTCCATCGACCATACCGACACACACTTATGACGAACGAGAAATCGAGCGAGATCGATGGAATAAGACCCAGCAGCCGggccagcagcaccagcattATTAA
- a CDS encoding NAD(P)-dependent alcohol dehydrogenase (transcript_id=CADANIAT00001889), protein MATCQALVLHGAKDLRLEPRPVSSPSDGEVQIAIRSTGICGSDLHYYSHGRNGDFVVREPMCLGHESSGIVTAIGPNVHNLKVGDRVALEVGLPCRKCALCLSNPSRYNLCPEMKFRSSAKIFPHLDGTLMQLTTHPENMCHKLPDTVSYAGGALVEPLAVCLHAIRRSNPPAQSSLPPNYKSTALIFGAGAIGLLLAGALAAQETFAHIVIADIDDSRLKIASTMSLPNLSTFQIPKPSTPPPPRDAPHAEQTAFALSNAQATASSLKSAISSLDPSGLGFTRVYDCTGVPACVQTGIYAASPGSVLVQIGMGNPVQTLPVGAAALREVDIIGVFRYDGHAYPAAIELMASGKMDVVEKSVVTHRLGLQDGIRAFDIAGKGVDEGGRPVVKVLIESESP, encoded by the exons ATGGCCACCTGTCAagccctcgtcctccacgGCGCAAAAGACCTCCGCTTG GAACCCAGACCGGTCTCGTCTCCCAGTGACGGAGAAGTTCAGATCGCCATTCGCTCAACAGGTATTTGCGGCTCAGACCTGCACTACTACAGCCACGGCCGCAATGGTGACTTCGTTGTTCGCGAGCCCATGTGTCTTGGCCACGAATCTTCCGGCATCGTCACAGCCATCGGCCCCAATGTACACAACCTGAAAGTCGGTGATCGCGTCGCCCTCGAAGTCGGTCTTCCCTGCCGCAAATGCGCCCTCTGTTTGTCGAACCCAAGCCGCTACAACCTCTGTCCGGAGATGAAGTTCCGCAGCTCAGCGAAGATATTCCCCCATCTGGACGGCACGCTCATGCAACTCACCACCCACCCTGAGAACATGTGCCATAAGCTTCCTGATACTGTTTCGTACGCTGGTGGTGCGCTCGTAGAGCCGTTGGCCGTCTGTTTACACGCTATCCGCCGCTCGAACCCCCCTGCTCAATCCTCCCTCCCACCAAACTACAAAAGCACAGCCCTCATCTTCGGTGCAGGCGCAATCGGTCTGCTCCTCGCCGGAGCCCTCGCAGCCCAAGAGACATTCGCGCACATCGTCATTGCAGACATCGATGACTCACGCCTGAAAATCGCATCAACCATGTCTCTCCCCAACCTTTCCACCTTCCAGATTCCTAAGCCCTCGACACCGCCTCCCCCGCGCGACGCCCCGCACGCCGAACAAACCGCCTTTGCCCTATCAAACGCGCAAGCCACGGCCTCTTCACTCAAATCCGCCATTTCATCCCTTGACCCCTCCGGTCTGGGCTTCACTCGCGTTTATGACTGCACGGGTGTGCCCGCTTGCGTTCAGACCGGGATTTACGCCGCCTCGCCGGGTTCAGTCCTCGTACAGATTGGCATGGGGAACCCCGTGCAGACGTTGCCGGTTGGCGCAGCGGCATTGCGTGAAGTCGATATCATTGGAGTGTTCCGGTACGATGGACATGCGTATCCGGCCGCAATTGAGCTGATGGCGAGTGGGAAGATGGATGTTGTTGAAAAGTCTGTTGTGACGCATCGGCTTGGGTTGCAGGATGGGATCAGAGCGTTTGACATTGCTGGGAAGGGTGTTGATGAGGGAGGCAGGCCAGTTGTTAAGGTTCTTATTGAAAGCGAGTCCCCCTAA
- a CDS encoding ferric reductase family protein (transcript_id=CADANIAT00001890) — MEHLPGHLVPRGNYSTNETYVYAYSRGLTGVNVPRDVLFTRIILVSAISVAFILFCGRIAQLSHAYLRHISSLTASRREQTFWSIEDSQLWANIKKHLLYAPIGRKRHNREIQLSSAINVGTLPSRFQTILIVLYVASQVAYCALLDYDENVKAALVAELRGRSGTLAVLNMVPLFILAGRNNPLIPLLRISFDTYNLLHRWLGRIVVIESIVHTVAWAVNAVDETDVSDMLDRLCNTPFFAWGLVGTVAMTFLLLHSPSPIRHAFYETFLHLHQLAALLAFLGVYFHIDLDNLPQMPWITAIGIFWLFDRTARFFRLIYLNYSLKRGSTSLVVQALPGEACKVTFHLPKRVHVPAGSHVYAYIPGVSLWMSHPFSVAWVDPSSCVTNHGYIDNDRPPKYSSDLEKQLPTPPSTHYNDLPTNDRIQLTSVSLIVAARKGMTRKLYNKALSSPNSTYLTTGFIEGPYASHPSDPATYGTAVLFSAGAGITHHMLTVRDLLIRASQGRVPTQKIYLIWSVRSTEHLSWVREWMDSILRLPGRREILTIQLFVSKPKSKREIVSPSATVQMFPGRCRPDVVLDEVIPNRVGATLVSVCGPGAFADEVRDAARRRIGRGAVVDFVEEAFTW, encoded by the coding sequence ATGGAACACCTCCCGGGACATCTCGTCCCCAGGGGTAACTACAGCACAAACGAGACCTATGTCTACGCGTACTCACGGGGTCTGACCGGAGTCAACGTCCCTCGAGATGTTCTATTCACGCGAATAATCCTTGTTTCTGCCATCAGTGTTGCATTTATCCTTTTCTGCGGCCGGATCGCACAGCTCAGCCACGCCTACCTCCGCCATATATCCTCCCTAACAGCCAGCAGGCGAGAGCAAACATTCTGGAGCATCGAAGACTCACAGCTATGGGCAAACATCAAGAAACACCTGCTTTATGCCCCAATTGGCAGGAAGAGACATAACCGCGAGATTCAGCTTTCCTCTGCTATCAACGTGGGCACCCTTCCGTCTAGATTCCAGACGATCCTGATTGTGCTATACGTCGCGAGCCAGGTTGCTTACTGCGCTCTGCTGGACTACGATGAGAACGTCAAGGCCGCCCTTGTGGCAGAGCTCCGAGGTCGATCGGGAACGCTGGCCGTTCTCAATATGGTACCTTTGTTCATCCTTGCTGGTCGCAACAACCCGTTGATTCCCTTGCTGCGCATCAGCTTCGACACCTACAACCTCCTGCACCGCTGGCTAGGCCGTATCGTCGTCATCGAGAGCATAGTACACACCGTCGCCTGGGCCGTCAACGCCGTGGACGAGACCGACGTCTCCGACATGCTAGACCGCCTCTGCAACACgcctttcttcgcctggggCTTGGTAGGAACAGTCGCCATGACCTTTCTCCTCCTGCACTCTCCCTCGCCAATCAGACATGCCTTTTATGAGACATTCCTTCACCTCCACCAgcttgcagccttgctcGCCTTCCTCGGCGTCTACTTCCACATTGACCTCGACAATCTCCCTCAAATGCCCTGGATCACCGCTATTGGcatcttctggctcttcgACCGCACAGCCcgcttcttccgcctcatcTATCTTAATTATTCCCTCAAACGCGGCTCAACCTCCTTGGTCGTCCAAGCCCTCCCAGGCGAGGCCTGCAAGGtcaccttccacctccccaAACGCGTCCACGTTCCAGCGGGCTCCCACGTCTATGCCTACATCCCCGGCGTCTCCCTCTGGATGTCGCACCCATTCTCCGTCGCCTGGGTTGACCCCAGCTCCTGCGTCACAAACCATGGTTATATCGACAACGACAGACCACCGAAATACAGCTCTGATCTCGAAAAGCAACTGCCCACCCCACCATCAACCCACTACAACGACCTCCCGACCAACGACAGAATTCAACTAACCTCCGTCTctctcatcgtcgccgcccgcAAGGGCATGACCCGCAAGCTTTACAACAAAGCCCTCTCCTCTCCGAACTCCACGTATTTAACAACTGGCTTCATTGAGGGCCCCTACGCCTCCCATCCCTCCGACCCCGCAACATATGGCACAGCAGTCCTCTTTTCAGCCGGCGCTGGGATAACCCACCACATGCTCACTGTGCGCGATCTGCTCATCCGCGCCTCACAAGGCCGTGTCCCCACGCAGAAAATCTACCTCATCTGGTCTGTCCGCAGCACAGAGCATCTGTCCTGGGTACGGGAGTGGATGGACAGCATCTTGCGTCTGCCCGGGCGCCGCGAGATTCTGACGATCCAGCTTTTTGTATCGAAGCCAAAGTCAAAGAGAGAGATTGTGAGTCCCAGTGCGACGGTGCAGATGTTCCCCGGACGGTGTAGACCGGATGTTGTTCTGGATGAGGTAATTCCGAACCGAGTGGGCGCGACGCTTGTCTCTGTTTGTGGGCCGGGCGCGTTTGCGGATGAGGTTAGGGATGCGGCGAGGAGGCGAATTGGGAGGGGTGCTGTAGTCGACTTTGTGGAGGAGGCTTTTACTTGGTAA
- a CDS encoding D-mandelate dehydrogenase-like dehydrogenase (transcript_id=CADANIAT00001888) encodes MPSALLIGDITHARKEWEDLSSILTLKEFPSGNREDFIRNLKDGKYDDLVAIYRSNTSTKFTGPFDAELISLLPKSLKYICHNGAGYDNIDIPACSEKGISVSSTPVAVNNATADVGIFLMIGALRQAYVPLTAIREGKWHGQTTLGHDPKGKVLGILGMGGIGREMANRARAFGMTIQYHNRSRLSPELEQGAKYVSFDDLLATSDVLSLNLALNPSTRHIIGEKEFQKMKDGVVIVNTARGALIDEKALVAALESKKVMSAGLDVYENEPIVELGLLNNPRVMLLPHIGTMTYETQKEMEILVLDNLRSAVEKGELITQVPEQKK; translated from the exons ATGCCTTCCGCTCTACTCATTGGCGACATCACCCACGCCAGGAAAGAATGGGAGGACCTCTCGTCCATTCTGACTCTGAAG GAATTCCCCTCAGGAAATAGAGAAGACTTCATCCGCAATCTTAAAGATGGAAAGTACGATGACCTGGTCGCCATCTACCGATCCAATACTTCTACAAAG TTCACTGGCCCGTTCGACGCAGAATTGATCTCGCTGTTGCCCAAGTCGCTGAAATATATCTGCCACAATGGAGCTGGCTACGACAATATCGACATTCCTGCTTGCTCAGAGAAGG GAATCTCCGTCTCTAGCACGCCGGTTGCTGTGAACAATGCCACCGCAGACGTCGGCATCTTTCTTATGATCGGCGCCCTTAGACAGGCCTACGTGCCATTGACTGCGATTCGCGAGG GCAAATGGCACGGACAAACCACGCTGGGCCACGATCCCAAGGGAAAGGTGCTTGGAATCCTCGGCATGGGAGGAATTGGTCGC GAAATGGCCAACCGCGCGCGAGCCTTTGGGATGACAATCCAATACCACAATCGGTCGCGACTGAGCCCTGAGTTGGAGCAGGGTGCTAAATACGTCTCGTTTGACGATCTGCTGGCTACGTCTGACGTGCTGAGTCTGAACCTGGCTCTCAACCCGTCTACCCGTCATATCATTGGTGAAAAGGAGTtccagaagatgaaggacggGGTCGTGATTGTTAACACCGCTCGCGGTGCGCTAATTGACGAGAAGGCGTTGGTTGCCGCGTTGGAGTCGAAGAAG GTGATGTCTGCCGGCCTAGACGTGTACGAGAATGAGCCGATTGTAGAGCTCGGCCTGCTCAACAACCCCAGAGTGATGCTTCTGCCGCATATCGGTACAATGACCTATGAGAcgcagaaggagatggagattcTGGTGTTGGATAACTTGCGGTCGGCGGTGGAAAAGGGAGAACTCATTACGCAAGTcccagagcagaagaaataa
- a CDS encoding uncharacterized protein (transcript_id=CADANIAT00001891) produces MDVREQDEQSPVQGAPVSKPKARPDHQMKRVSRACLHCRQRKSKCDLPGVPPCQRCIRDRRECILGGSNRGGRRIRKNKIKNFTPDTKATTQEPGVHSTSPSNSEIVQPASNSYPGPVVFVPSNPPAPTVATTTSVSVDEEDAASIGSVPRNPSDAWQCLTDIAKRGTDGPSPATTDSVRTGTGGYSTYSALQNGDVASLQTKTGIKAYRLVQSRSLDAGTVWQLVARYAENFHPYLPLVPRKYFHRAALDAFADNEKHLLTAVITIASKDLVERPEIHEYCSKYMHELISSIAAGADCDVEAVEALLLLAEWEPQGLRPKIERVGRGEEDRAAWMHVGLALRSGYFLGLDRTSFRGDSSGDTEAEARRRLAWTSCYISDRLISVRIGRAFWSRGPGPMTGLVSQDFPSLQPVKAGDEDYAQIFQATLDLTQLYGNVHDLLYSGMRTSNQMMLMGDYVKYVDDFRLAILRWKSRWGSLKCSPPMQTTLQLSYEYLRLYTNAFAFQAAISQSLSKQKNDGRSQREHLRATFDNVASMQDARFIIESLDAAKVYLTILVETADPEKHLRFMPLRFYLYGIYAAVFLYKARSFGVMLPAEEMNVRELVTRTTEVLKRASAGPDDIGARYSRLLELLWRPKATAPASPAGTQQSNEIVMQNTNPLSQCVSGQDGYVHFSPANDFSWLDLEAVGDYVSGDPGTLSLDALQNPGLYQSGADREWQIPMWSGDMTSALLF; encoded by the exons ATGGACGTTCGAGAGCAGGACGAACAATCACCTGTGCAGGGAGCACCGGTATCAAAGCCAAAGGCTCGTCCAGATCACCAAATGAAGCGTGTTTCAAGAGCATGTTTGCATTGTCGACAGCGCAAATCCAAATGTGATCT TCCCGGGGTACCACCATGCCAGCGATGTATTCGTGATCGTCGAGAATGTATCCTGGGTGGTTCGAATCGCGGAGGCCGTCGCATTCGAAAGAACAAAATTAAGAATTTCACTCCGGATACAAAAGCAACAACTCAGGAACCGGGCGTACATTCAACAAGTCCCTCCAACTCAGAAATCGTTCAACCGGCATCCAACTCGTATCCTGGCCCCGTAGTCTTTGTCCCCTCAAACCCTCCCGCTCCAACCGTGGCAACAACGACCTCAGTCTctgttgacgaggaagatgccgCGTCTATCGGCTCCGTACCGCGGAATCCCTCTGATGCATGGCAGTGTCTGACTGACATTGCAAAGCGAGGCACCGACGGGCCTAGTCCTGCAACTACCGACTCTGTGCGCACTGGTACAGGCGGATATTCCACATATAGTGCACTCCAAAATGGCGATGTGGCTAGCCTCCAGACGAAAACCGGTATAAAGGCGTACAGGCTGGTGCAATCGCGATCCCTTGATGCGGGTACCGTTTGGCAGTTGGTTGCTCGCTACGCAGAAAATTTCCACCCGTACCTCCCCCTGGTCCCTCGAAAATATTTCCACCGCGCTGCTCTGGACGCCTTCGCGGATAATGAGAAACATCTGCTCACTGCCGTTATCACAATAGCATCAAAAGACTTAGTTGAGCGACCGGAGATTCATGAGTACTGCTCCAAGTATATGCATGAACTGATTTCCAGTATTGCTGCCGGGGCTGACTGCGATGTGGAAGCCGTGGAAgcacttcttctgctcgccGAATGGGAACCACAGGGCTTGCGGCCAAAGATAGAACGAGTTGggcgcggcgaggaggaccgTGCTGCCTGGATGCATGTCGGGCTTGCCCTGCGCTCAGGTTACTTTTTGGGGCTAGATAGGACCTCATTTCGCGGGGATTCTTCTGGAGATACAGAGGCAGAAGCACGCAGACGACTCGCTTGGACGAGCTGCTATATCTCGGATCGGCTTATTTCTGTGAGAATTGGGCGTGCGTTCTGGTCGCGCGGCCCTGGCCCAATGACTGGCCTTGTCAGCCAGGATTTTCCGTCACTTCAGCCTGTCAAAGCGGGGGACGAGGATTATGCCCAGATATTCCAAGCTACGCTGGACCTCACACAACTTTACGGAAACGTCCACGATCTTCTTTACTCTGGAATGCGAACGAGTAATCAGATGATGTTAATGGGGGATTACGTGAAATATGTAGACGATTTTCGACTTGCAATATTGCGGTGGAAGTCGCGTTGGGGCTCGCTTAAAT GTTCCCCGCCTATGCAAACTACTTTGCAGTTGTCATACGAATATCTTAGACTCTATACCAACGCTTTCGCTTTTCAAGCTGCAATTTCCCAGTCCTTGTCAAAGCAGAAAAACGATGGCCGCTCCCAGAGGGAGCATTTACGAGCCACGTTTGACAACGTGGCCTCGATGCAAGATGCCCGATTTATTATTGAGTCATTAGATGCCGCAAAAGTTTACCTAACCATACTTGTCGAAACGGCCGATCCTGAAAAGCACCTCCGTTTTATGCCACTAAGGTTCTATCTGTACGGCATATACGCCGCAGTTTTTCTCTATAAG GCGCGATCATTTGGTGTCATGCTccctgcagaggagatgaaTGTCCGCGAACTTGTTACTCGGACCACAGAAGTACTGAAGCGAGCCAGTGCCGGGCCGGATGATATTGGAGCTCGTTATTCTaggctccttgagcttctctgGCGTCCAAAAGCCACCGCTCCAGCTTCGCCGGCAGGGACTCAGCAAAGCAATGAAATCGTGATGCAAAACACGAACCCCCTTTCACAATGCGTGTCTGGCCAGGACGGCTATGTGCACTTCAGCCCAGCAAACGATTTCTCTTGGTTGGATCTCGAAGCTGTTGGTGACTATGTCTCAGGAGATCCTGGCACATTATCGTTGGATGCCTTGCAGAATCCTGGTTTATACCAATCCGGCGCTGATCGAGAATGGCAGATTCCAATGTGGTCAGGCGATATGACGAGCGCTCTTCTATTCTGA